One part of the Vicia villosa cultivar HV-30 ecotype Madison, WI linkage group LG6, Vvil1.0, whole genome shotgun sequence genome encodes these proteins:
- the LOC131611641 gene encoding chloroplast envelope quinone oxidoreductase homolog has product MENRLMHAVQYNVYGGGPNLLQHVGVPIPIPRKDEVLIKLEAASINPIDWQIQKGILWSIVPTKFPYIPCMDVAEEVMEVGKGVSKFKVGDKVLGLMSPFSGGGLAEFAVVKESVTALRPPEISASEFAGLPVAASITALQALSQTIGIKLDGSGERKNILITAASGGVGHYAVQLAKLGNTHVTATCGARNIEFVKSLGADEVIDYKTPEGAALKSPSGKKYDAVIHCANEFPWSIFEANLSMNGKVVDISPTPSSVMSFALKKLTFPKKQLVPLFLLPNGRDLQYLVDLVKQGKLRTVIDSKYPIKKAEDGWAKSIDGHATGKIIFEF; this is encoded by the exons ATGGAAAACAGACTCATGCATGCTGTTCAATACAATGTCTATGGTGGAGGACCCAAT TTATTGCAGCATGTTGGAGTTCCCATACCCATTCCTCGTAAAGATGAGGTTTTGATAAAATTGGAAGCAGCTAGTATAAATCCAATTGATTGGCAAATACAGAAAGGCATTCTGTGGTCAATTGTTCCTACCAAATTTCCATATATACCAT GTATGGATGTAGCAGAAGAAGTCATGGAGGTTGGTAAAGGTGTTTCAAAGTTCAAAGTTGGTGACAAAGTTTTAGGCTTAATGAGTcccttt AGTGGTGGAGGACTAGCTGAGTTTGCTGTTGTTAAGGAGAGTGTCACTGCCTTAAGACCACCAGAAATCTCAGCATCCGAATTCGCCGGCTTACCTGTTGCAGCCAGTATAACAGCTCTCCAAGCACTTTCACAAACAATAGGAATCAAACTCGACGGAAGCGGTGAACGGAAAAACATCTTGATCACTGCTGCATCAGGTGGTGTAGGCCACTATGCAGTTCAATTGGCAAAGTTGGGCAACACTCATGTGACGGCCACCTGCGGGGCTAGAAACATCGAATTCGTCAAAAGCTTAGGAGCTGATGAGGTGATTGATTATAAAACACCAGAAGGTGCTGCATTAAAGAGTCCTTCTGGTAAGAAATATGATGCAGTGATTCATTGTGCAAATGAGTTTCCATGGTCAATTTTTGAGGCTAATTTAAGCATGAACGGTAAGGTGGTAGACATAAGTCCTACACCTAGTTCAGTGATGAGTTTTGCTCTTAAGAAACTTACCTTCCCCAAGAAGCAACTTGTGCCATTGTTTTTACTTCCAAATGGTAGGGATCTTCAATATCTTGTTGATTTGGTTAAGCAAGGAAAACTTAGAACAGTTATTGACTCCAAATATCCTATAAAAAAAGCTGAAGATGGTTGGGCTAAGAGTATTGATGGTCATGCAACTGGGAAGATCATTTTTGAGTTCTGA